A segment of the Salvelinus namaycush isolate Seneca chromosome 3, SaNama_1.0, whole genome shotgun sequence genome:
tacagttttgacttaaattggcttgaaaatctatggcaaaacttgaaaatggctgtctagcaatgatcaacaatccacttgacagagcttgaagaatttaaaaagaataatgtgaaaatatcgtacaatccatgtgtgcaaatctcttagacttacccagaataactcacagctgtaatctctgccaaaggatATTCTAacgtgtattgactcaggggtgtgaaaacATATGTAAATGAaacatttctgtattttattttcaatacatttgctaaaaaattgaaaaacatgtttcactttgtcattatggggtattgtgtgtagatgtgtgagagaaaaaaatatttcatcAATTCTGAATTGttgtgtaacacaacaaaatgtggaataagtcaaggggtatgaatactttctgaaggcactgtacatacaggTCAACCTAGTCAGGTTTCCAATGTGAAGACAGTTTGTGCATGCAGCTGCTGCTTTTCCTGGCCTACCTCCTACTTCCTCCTCATGTGAGCCCTCATAGCCAATCAGACGAGTTATAGCCAACACTCATTAGGCTCATTCAAATGTGATTGGCTATAGCGAACACTTACCCATCCCACATTTATGTGTAAACATCATATTGAAAAATCTGGGGCAGTGACATTTCTCTTCATGCAACAAATCTCTGCCTTGCTCCACCTTACTAGCCTGTGCCGTCCAAGAGAAACACCTCGCAAGAACTTCACAGCAATGGCCGCTCTCTAAGAGGGAAATAAACAAACGTCTTGATTTTCGCCGATTGTGAGGGGACCCGGTTGATAAACTCTCTCTCTTAGTAGTGGCAGGAGTCCAAAGAAAGCAAATACAGATGGAGAAGCATAGACACAGGCACCACACCTCCAATTATCATGCACATAAACCATATCAGTCGGCCATTACCTCCTACTCCTGTGTTTACTGATCTAGTAAGGGCTTCGGGGCGTGACTTCTGTTGTCTAAACAATGGCCGGCGTCTTCCTTGTGCTTATGTCCAGGTTTTGGTCTGGTCCCAGGTAGAGTGGACTAGATGTTTCACATGAGAAGCTGAATGAACATGTCCATTCCCATAGCGACTCACTTCAGGAGGTTGGGAAGTGCTAGCTTGAGCTAGCTGAAGTTGAGCCAAGAAGTGACTCTCTGCTGAGATGCAGCACTGAGGATACAAGTTCCGACAGTTTAGATGGGCTTTCATTTGGTCAATAAGACACCCCAGTTGCCCTTTTCAACCTTAAACTTGACATGAATCGTAATTCTTCGCCTTCCACTAATGCTAATGTTAAGTTTACTAATGCTAATTTTGTTAACATCTCACTTTGTCAAAACCCATGTTTCCATAGCCTTCACGATGTATGTTGATCAGCTGATATATCCTGAAAGGATCAAGTGATACACACCCTTGTCAAATATGAACACACACCACCTCAATCccactctcctctatctctgccacatacacacctacacacacacacaaacaccaaggTATACCACTGAACTGAACTGACCCCATTCATTCCGGGGGTTATTTGAACGTTCAATTGATTCATACCTGTCACGTTGTGAGTGTGCTCTGCCATTGACGAGGCAGATAGGGACCTCTGAAGTTGGGATCGATCAGGTGTCTTTGTCTTTCatggaaggggggagggggggggagtgacgattcctgccacacacactagtCTTAGCTGAACCCTGTGTGGACCACTCCAATGTTTTTCCTGAAGGCCCCCTGAGTCTGATGACTCCAAAGGTCTGTGACCCGGTTCTAGTTCTCAGTTTCCTCTCCTTAAACTTGATTCCATGCACACTAGGAAGCCATTCTGGGTCTAGCTGGTGCACACTATACATTTGGTTTCCCCACCAGGAGTACAATGTAAGGGCCATTACTTTGGCAGAGACACAGTAGGCTAAGTAATTGCAGTATGAAATAATGATAGTGTTCATGTTTGATATAGGAACTTAATATCAATGTCTTTAATAAAATAACTCCCTCTAAGTACCATCATAAAAGGGAATATTGGACTAGCTTGTGAGTTATGTAGTGATGGCATAGTAATACTGCTTTATAAGATAACATGTATGTGTGTAGACTATGTGATTATGGAGAGGCGGGTAGACAGGCAGTTGACAAGGAGGAGAGTGCTTATTGGAACACAGATCCAGGAGATGCATTTTAAATAggtacagtagacaggctgagtCAGAGAAGAGCTTCATTTATGTCTTAGGAATACACATTATTCATTGTGAATTTTAGGCCTACTATAATGCATGATTATTAGGCATATTAGGCCTACATAAACAATGCAATACTGcacataattattattattattataatttgtattattattataattcttATTCATATTATTCTTATTCTTATGTTATTATTTTGGTTCTGACAATGTCAATAATTGAGGTATAAACCAAACAAAGGTATAAATAGTCAGTAGTGCTAAATACTTCAGGCCTATCTCATTAACATAAGGTACGGTTCAATTACATAACTGGTTTATTTTGATCAATTTGACTATAGGCCTATGTATTACCCAATTATCATTGAAAGTGTTGCAGGATGCTGGGCTGTGAAGCCACATACCCCAAATGTCCTATAATGGCTGCCGCATTATTGTTCATATCTCCCATTGTGTTCTCAGCGCCATTTTGCATCAGCATGACAGCAGCCATGAGCGCCGTTAGCTCAGTCATTCCCTCATGCTACAATGCTAGCTAAAGTAAGCTAAGCTAGGTCGGCTAGCCTACCATGCACCAAATTCCCACCAGGCTAGGCTAGACAAAAACAATAACTTGGCCAACACATTGTGTTCTGTATCAGCTCTTGATTATGAGGATTTCTCTTGGCTAACATCTTTACCCAAACAGTTTTATCATATGTGTCGTGTTTATTTTTGCACAGAATTAATTCACAATAAGAATGCATTTGCCCCAGCAATATCTTATTGGAAGATAATAATTAAAACATTTCAATAATATTTAAAATAGCAAATTATGCGTTTTTGTTTCTTTAATACCCCAAAATCTGAAACCAACGGGCTATACAACCTTTGGAGATTTCATGTGTTGCCATATAATAGATTAAACCATCACAACATAATTGTGTGGAAATAATATTAACGACAATAATAATAttacttattattattaatattattagaATTATTATATCAACTGTGCAATAGCAAATTATGCATTTGCCAAGACCAGTAACAGATATTTGGTAGACCAAATACATCTCAAACAATCTCTAATTGCAATATTTCTATATGTTTCTTATCTGAAATAATTGTTTCAATTATCATCTATCAAAAATAATTGCACTTTCCATTTACTAGTAACTACATAATCAAAAACACTTAGGCCACATTATAAAAGTTGGTTTTTATTTCAACTATGAAAATAATGTACAATAAATAATTTGAAATTTACTATTAAAGAATCTCAATAAATAAACTAGTTCTAAACCTCATCAACAGGATCAACGCCCGTCTCGAGATCATTTCTAAAAGCAGTTCAACTATCCTTTAGGCTTATAtatctgataggcctacatttccTGAGAATTAAAAGATTGAGCTGCACTGAACAGTTTAGAAACATTAAGGAGACAGTATAGTCTATTACTGTAACTGCCAATTAATACTGTCAGAAAACAAGAAGGCAATAAATACCTGAAATTTGAACAAGGGGAAATCCGTATGTGATTTCGATGGAGTAAACCAAAATTATAATGCCAGGAAAGGACATAATAGCTCCTTTGCTATCTCAGGTTCTATGTTATCTTCAAAATAAACCCAGGAATCTTTTTCATAAATGTGTTTCAGGACTGTTGCCGAGAAGTATTCACCATTGTAAGACGGTGGGACATTCTCCTTAATTCGATTGTTCTGTACTATTCTTGTTGTTAGAACTGTAAATGTTGTAAATCTATTGTACAAAGTGTGCTCGTAAATAAGTCAAAGTCCGCCTCGGAGAAATCTACCGGGCTGTCGAGCGAGCTCTGCAAGCTGGGCGATAAAGCGTCAGAAATCTGGAGGCAGGAATCAGCAGAAAAGAAATTCAAATCGGGCAGGGAGGAGGCGTCCTGCTGCTCTGAAAAAGAATGATCCGGGCCAGATGCGCCACCGTCGCCCATTGTTGCGGGGTTATCTGCAGTGGGCGTTGGGAACTGGGTCGACCGCACTGTTGTGTCAGAGACTGATGCGGGCTCCTGGCAGCTCAGCTGGCCTTCCTCAGGCGTGGGCTGGTTATTGTCACTGCTGTTCGTGTAGGAGGCTGCCGAGTTACACGTCTCCTCCTCGGACGCAGCCGAGCCCGAGGCTTCCAGTGGCTGGCTCGAGTAAGGCGAGGACGCATCGGCACCTTCCAGGGGCTCGAACCCGCCGGGGTCGCCCTCTTGGCCTTCCCTGTGGTGTGTCGTTTGCCGCTTGTGCTTCATCCTCCGGTTCTGGAACCACACTTTGACCTGTCTCTCGGTTAGATCCAGAAGGGCAGCTATCTCCACCCGCCGGGGCCGACAGAGATATTTGTTGAAGTGGAACTCCTTCTCCAGCTCCAGTAGCTGCGTGTTGGTGTAGGCAGTCCTCAGCCTCCGGGATCCGCTTCCGCTGTCCAGTCCACCCTGCGCCTCTGCAAGAGCCCAGACATAGAACATAAATAAGTCCAAAATAGCAAGCTAATAGGGTTGAGCCTAGACATTTGGCACGCAGCTACTGAAAACTATAAAAATGAACGAGGCGTATCAAAATCCCAATAGGCCTTCCACACGTGCATTGTTTTCAAATGACTGCAGTGCTTCTCTGATGTCAGTGTATCAGGTTTGCAGAGAACACGCGTTATTCATCTAAGCCCCATATTTTGTTTTGTCCCATTGCCTCCACGTTATATACTGACATCCAACGTGGCTACCCCAAACCCCGAGACATGGTTATGAATATATATCATTAAGACAGCACTGACACTGACTGCGATTCAATCGTTATTCTAGGACAAGATTTGCAATCTGTATCTTGAGAAATGCAACTTGATCAccaagaatacacacacacacacacatccgcatTATGCATAGAATATCTGACACACATGCATTACAAAGACTTTGCAATATAGCTAACATATTATGTGTAGGCTGGATCAATGTTTATATGCCTGACATCAAATCACGCAATGCAAGATATGGATATGTTACAGTGAAATACAATCGAAAGTTGTGTAATAGATTAGTAATAATAAGGATTATGACGGGAAATAGCTCATGCAAAGCACCACTGCAGCATAATGCAGGTCTCTGTGACTCCTCCATACACACAACACAGAGCAGAATGGCACTCATATTTCAGAAATAAATGCATGGTTATTGTCCTTTTATTAACATCAACATGAGAAAAATGCCCTGCAACAATAATTTGAGAAATATTAGGCTTCCATATCTGTTTCTATGAGTTGCAGTATAGACCAACATGCAATGGAACCATGCAAATAAAGAAAATGGAAAAGAAAAGAAACGGCAGAACAAATGTATAGCCTTGTCTTTTACATCATGTACCGACCTGTCGGTGATTCAAGTCCTGCAGTGGCGTACCCGGAGGAtgcaggagagggagaagaggaggctaCCGTGGCATTCCCAGATTTGGGTCCCTTTTTCGAGGATTTCTTCTCTTTCATCCAGGGGAACTCGTGTGCCAGCGGGCCAGCCGCGCTCGCCGGCGGGGCTGGGCCCTGTTGCGGCTGTGGCGTCCGAAGCTGGAGGCCATTGGAGGTTCGCTTTTGGTTCCTCGGTCGCGCCTGGCTGCTTGTGCAGGGACTCAGGCTGGGGATGGTGTGCTCGAAAGGAGGAGGAATTACTGTCGAGTCCTTGATTGATGAAGTTTGAAATGACTCCAGGACAGCGGGAAAAGACGTCAGGCACTCTGCAAGGGAAGGCTGGCTGTTTATGAACCCAATCTCCCTCTCAAATTCAAAATTCATAGCTTATCCTGGTCCACAGGCGGACGGCGAGATCAAAACGagcaaaataaaacaaaaacgcGTGA
Coding sequences within it:
- the LOC120044504 gene encoding homeobox protein Hox-B2a-like, whose product is MNFEFEREIGFINSQPSLAECLTSFPAVLESFQTSSIKDSTVIPPPFEHTIPSLSPCTSSQARPRNQKRTSNGLQLRTPQPQQGPAPPASAAGPLAHEFPWMKEKKSSKKGPKSGNATVASSSPSPASSGYATAGLESPTEAQGGLDSGSGSRRLRTAYTNTQLLELEKEFHFNKYLCRPRRVEIAALLDLTERQVKVWFQNRRMKHKRQTTHHREGQEGDPGGFEPLEGADASSPYSSQPLEASGSAASEEETCNSAASYTNSSDNNQPTPEEGQLSCQEPASVSDTTVRSTQFPTPTADNPATMGDGGASGPDHSFSEQQDASSLPDLNFFSADSCLQISDALSPSLQSSLDSPVDFSEADFDLFTSTLCTIDLQHLQF